Proteins from one Megalopta genalis isolate 19385.01 chromosome 1, iyMegGena1_principal, whole genome shotgun sequence genomic window:
- the LOC117229383 gene encoding uncharacterized protein LOC117229383 isoform X2, producing the protein MDGAYKRRNKKSRDVEKAKSTFTEPDKDNSAEPEKDKIAEPEKDEVAEPEEDEAAEPEEDEAAEPEEDEAAEPEKEITSQAPQKNIMYYFNRLSIPWNLMG; encoded by the exons ATGGATGGAGCGTACAAACGTA GAAATAAGAAGTCTAGAGATGTGGAAAAAGCCAAGTCAACGTTTACTGAACCAGATAAAGATAACTCTGCGGAACCAGAAAAAGATAAGATTGCTGAACCAGAAAAAGATGAGGTTGCTGAACCAGAAGAAGATGAGGCTGCTGAACCAGAAGAAGATGAGGCTGCTGAACCAGAAGAAGATGAGGCTGCTGAACCAGAAAAAGAAATAACATCGCAAGCTCCTCAGAAAAATATCATGTACTATTTCAACAGGCTTAG CATACCTTGGAACCTGATGGGTTAA
- the LOC117229383 gene encoding uncharacterized protein LOC117229383 isoform X1 translates to MDGAYKRRNKKSRDVEKAKSTFTEPDKDNSAEPEKDKIAEPEKDEVAEPEEDEAAEPEEDEAAEPEEDEAAEPEKEITSQAPQKNIMYYFNRLRYYHYCLAEKVDTAIGVICIMIIKIYFFLTGFEQHTLEPDGLTGKMNVDID, encoded by the exons ATGGATGGAGCGTACAAACGTA GAAATAAGAAGTCTAGAGATGTGGAAAAAGCCAAGTCAACGTTTACTGAACCAGATAAAGATAACTCTGCGGAACCAGAAAAAGATAAGATTGCTGAACCAGAAAAAGATGAGGTTGCTGAACCAGAAGAAGATGAGGCTGCTGAACCAGAAGAAGATGAGGCTGCTGAACCAGAAGAAGATGAGGCTGCTGAACCAGAAAAAGAAATAACATCGCAAGCTCCTCAGAAAAATATCATGTACTATTTCAACAGGCTTAGGTACTATCATTACTGTTTAGCAGAAAAAGTGGATACTGCAATCGGAGTTAtatgtattatgataattaaaATATACTTCTTCTTGACTGGTTTCGAACAGCATACCTTGGAACCTGATGGGTTAACAGGTAAAATGAATGTGGACATTGATTAG